Proteins encoded within one genomic window of Etheostoma cragini isolate CJK2018 chromosome 21, CSU_Ecrag_1.0, whole genome shotgun sequence:
- the fam234a gene encoding protein FAM234A isoform X1, whose protein sequence is METTGSATEGEPLKRGEDRAEMGTAPSATEMKKKKSCKEGLGFVKLNHWRTAAFFFSLFLCLTIVFAFSFIIPCPVRPQYLVTWNRTFSEAATYDFLAIEDASKDKVMDVLFVLKNTQGSQNNTCADGGLPSPCVFVVAVDGTDGETLWECPLAPEFHWAQCGLDKETGRTWDCLLSHSDQLTAITSKYTGDIKWQQPQPPGLHSTAPVLSVPDLDGDKVGDVALVASNETQTRLLFLSGKTGVQIGSTVVLNSTKTANHLLFCTTEGSYYVLLQTDTGLYGLALWRIAAKAKAGMEVGLKKDKHWEKNASATSDLVPIYKSDSVSQVLTTSETDDSPNLLLVTGKEVALVDGKHLQLLWRFNISSVPSKPSFGHFNKDNFLDVVIEDYVGNFTKRVIILDGKSGHVLWEVELLASPNSPRPASIHTTNSFSVFVFWGMMPSETNSSETFTSDRHSYLLHPLYSKVLLESTTFMEHIITFKATLLEHGRHAAYILLTGPGTEGEEGTVVLSKRKMKQDVPDSKVLRIGTDGSSETNEDIKEALNRLRFSDW, encoded by the exons ATGGAGACCACAGGCAGTGCCACTGAAGGCGAGCCcctgaagagaggagaggacagggCAGAGATGGGAACAGCACCATCAGCAacagagatgaagaagaagaagagttgtAAGGAAGGCTTGGGTTTTGTCAAACTGAACCATTGGCGAACTGCagccttcttcttctctttattcCTCTGCCTCACCATAGTGTTCGCCTTCTCATTCATCATCCCTTGTCCTGTCAGACCACAATATCTCGTTACCTGGAACCGGACTTTCTCTGAAGCGG CAACCTATGACTTCTTAGCTATCGAAGATGCAAGCAAAGACAAGGTGATGGATGTCCTGTTTGtcctcaaaaacacacaaggcagTCAAAACAATACGTGTGCTGATGGAG GTCTGCCCTcgccatgtgtgtttgttgtggcAGTGGATGGGACAGATGGAGAGACGCTGTGGGAGTGTCCACTGGCTCCCGAGTTCCACTGGGCCCAGTGTGGTCTGGACAAAGAAACAGGCAGAACGTGGGACTGTCTCCTATCCCACTCTGACCAACTCACAGCTATCACTAGCAAATACACTG gtgaCATCAAGTGGCAGCAGCCTCAGCCTCCTGGTCTGCACAGCACTGCGCCTGTTCTTAGTGTCCCAGATCTGGATGGGGACAAGGTCGGCGACGTGGCTCTGGTGGCATCTAACGAAACACAG ACTCGGCTGCTATTCCTCTCAGGGAAGACGGGTGTCCAGATTGGTTCTACGGTTGTTCTCAACTCCACAAAAACAGCCAATCATCTTCTCTTTTGCACTACAGAAGGTTCTTACTATGTGCTACTACAAACAG ACACTGGCCTGTATGGACTGGCACTGTGGAGGATTGCTGCCAAGGCCAAAGCAGGGATGGAGGTCGGCCTCAAGAAGGATAAGCACTGGGAGAAGAATGCCAGTGCAACATCCGACCTTGTACCCATCTACAA GTCTGATTCAGTGAGTCAAGTGTTGACAACAAGTGAAACAGACGATTCACCCAACCTGCTGCTTGTGACCGGGAAGGAGGTGGCATTAGTCGATGGAAAACATTTGCAGCTACTGTGGAGATTCAATATCAGCTCAGTCCCCAG TAAGCCCTCCTTTGGACACTTTAACAAAGACAATTTTCTTGACGTTGTAATTGAGGATTATGTCGGCAACTTCACAAAGAGG GTCATAATTCTTGATGGGAAGTCCGGTCATGTGCTGTGGGAAGTCGAGCTTTTGGCCAGTCCTAACTCACCGAGACCCGCCTCGATACACACCACCAACTCCTTCTCGGTCTTTGTGTTTTGGGGCATGATGCCTTCAGAGACAAACTCATCT gaaacattcacaagTGACCGACATTCTTACTTGCTCCACCCTCTCTATTCTAAAGTCCTCCTTGAGTCAACTACTTTCATGGAACACATCATAACATTTAAAG CCACGCTGTTGGAGCATGGACGCCACGCTGCCTACATCCTGCTGACAGGCCCCGGGACGGAGGGAGAGGAAGGCACCGTGGTCCTCAGCAAGCGAAAGATGAAGCAGGACGTCCCTGACAGCAAAGTACTCCGTATTGGCACCGACGGAAGTTCCGAGACAAATGAGGACATCAAAGAGGCCTTAAATCGTCTCCGCTTTAGTGACTGGTGA
- the fam234a gene encoding protein FAM234A isoform X2 — protein sequence METTGSATEGEPLKRGEDRAEMGTAPSATEMKKKKSCKEGLGFVKLNHWRTAAFFFSLFLCLTIVFAFSFIIPCPVRPQYLVTWNRTFSEAATYDFLAIEDASKDKVMDVLFVLKNTQGSQNNTCADGGLPSPCVFVVAVDGTDGETLWECPLAPEFHWAQCGLDKETGRTWDCLLSHSDQLTAITSKYTGDIKWQQPQPPGLHSTAPVLSVPDLDGDKVGDVALVASNETQTRLLFLSGKTGVQIGSTVVLNSTKTANHLLFCTTEGSYYVLLQTDTGLYGLALWRIAAKAKAGMEVGLKKDKHWEKNASATSDLVPIYKSDSVSQVLTTSETDDSPNLLLVTGKEVALVDGKHLQLLWRFNISSVFSKPSFGHFNKDNFLDVVIEDYVGNFTKRVIILDGKSGHVLWEVELLASPNSPRPASIHTTNSFSVFVFWGMMPSETNSSETFTSDRHSYLLHPLYSKVLLESTTFMEHIITFKATLLEHGRHAAYILLTGPGTEGEEGTVVLSKRKMKQDVPDSKVLRIGTDGSSETNEDIKEALNRLRFSDW from the exons ATGGAGACCACAGGCAGTGCCACTGAAGGCGAGCCcctgaagagaggagaggacagggCAGAGATGGGAACAGCACCATCAGCAacagagatgaagaagaagaagagttgtAAGGAAGGCTTGGGTTTTGTCAAACTGAACCATTGGCGAACTGCagccttcttcttctctttattcCTCTGCCTCACCATAGTGTTCGCCTTCTCATTCATCATCCCTTGTCCTGTCAGACCACAATATCTCGTTACCTGGAACCGGACTTTCTCTGAAGCGG CAACCTATGACTTCTTAGCTATCGAAGATGCAAGCAAAGACAAGGTGATGGATGTCCTGTTTGtcctcaaaaacacacaaggcagTCAAAACAATACGTGTGCTGATGGAG GTCTGCCCTcgccatgtgtgtttgttgtggcAGTGGATGGGACAGATGGAGAGACGCTGTGGGAGTGTCCACTGGCTCCCGAGTTCCACTGGGCCCAGTGTGGTCTGGACAAAGAAACAGGCAGAACGTGGGACTGTCTCCTATCCCACTCTGACCAACTCACAGCTATCACTAGCAAATACACTG gtgaCATCAAGTGGCAGCAGCCTCAGCCTCCTGGTCTGCACAGCACTGCGCCTGTTCTTAGTGTCCCAGATCTGGATGGGGACAAGGTCGGCGACGTGGCTCTGGTGGCATCTAACGAAACACAG ACTCGGCTGCTATTCCTCTCAGGGAAGACGGGTGTCCAGATTGGTTCTACGGTTGTTCTCAACTCCACAAAAACAGCCAATCATCTTCTCTTTTGCACTACAGAAGGTTCTTACTATGTGCTACTACAAACAG ACACTGGCCTGTATGGACTGGCACTGTGGAGGATTGCTGCCAAGGCCAAAGCAGGGATGGAGGTCGGCCTCAAGAAGGATAAGCACTGGGAGAAGAATGCCAGTGCAACATCCGACCTTGTACCCATCTACAA GTCTGATTCAGTGAGTCAAGTGTTGACAACAAGTGAAACAGACGATTCACCCAACCTGCTGCTTGTGACCGGGAAGGAGGTGGCATTAGTCGATGGAAAACATTTGCAGCTACTGTGGAGATTCAATATCAGCTCAGTC TTCAGTAAGCCCTCCTTTGGACACTTTAACAAAGACAATTTTCTTGACGTTGTAATTGAGGATTATGTCGGCAACTTCACAAAGAGG GTCATAATTCTTGATGGGAAGTCCGGTCATGTGCTGTGGGAAGTCGAGCTTTTGGCCAGTCCTAACTCACCGAGACCCGCCTCGATACACACCACCAACTCCTTCTCGGTCTTTGTGTTTTGGGGCATGATGCCTTCAGAGACAAACTCATCT gaaacattcacaagTGACCGACATTCTTACTTGCTCCACCCTCTCTATTCTAAAGTCCTCCTTGAGTCAACTACTTTCATGGAACACATCATAACATTTAAAG CCACGCTGTTGGAGCATGGACGCCACGCTGCCTACATCCTGCTGACAGGCCCCGGGACGGAGGGAGAGGAAGGCACCGTGGTCCTCAGCAAGCGAAAGATGAAGCAGGACGTCCCTGACAGCAAAGTACTCCGTATTGGCACCGACGGAAGTTCCGAGACAAATGAGGACATCAAAGAGGCCTTAAATCGTCTCCGCTTTAGTGACTGGTGA